In a single window of the Bradyrhizobium sp. ORS 285 genome:
- a CDS encoding DUF2093 domain-containing protein: MLNKFGPSGQGEAQVQYLDGDFRVISPGSYVRCAVTDARIPLDELKYWSVDLQEAYAVPSAVLQRHYPGALKANG, from the coding sequence GTGCTCAACAAGTTCGGTCCCTCGGGTCAGGGGGAAGCGCAGGTGCAGTATCTGGATGGTGATTTCCGCGTGATCTCGCCGGGAAGCTATGTGCGCTGTGCGGTCACCGATGCACGGATACCACTCGACGAGCTGAAATATTGGAGCGTCGACCTGCAGGAGGCCTATGCGGTGCCGAGCGCGGTGCTGCAGCGGCATTATCCCGGCGCGCTGAAGGCGAACGGCTAG
- the lpxK gene encoding tetraacyldisaccharide 4'-kinase, with translation MREPAFWHRPRSWQSRLLSPLSMLYGTVAARRMRQPGIAAGLPVICVGNFHVGGAGKTPTVLALTNLLRELGERPVVLSRGYGGRLRGPVVVDPTTHNAADVGDEPLMMASHVPVVVSRNRADGIGLIKAQGASVILMDDGFQNPSITKDLALIVIDGARGLGNARVFPAGPLRAPLPPQLARTDALLVVGDGDAGDVVASSVAAQGKPVFRARLQPDAEVIAALAGRPLMAFAGIGDPQRFFRTLRASGLDVKAERAFPDHHPFSSEDIVSLKEQARHQGLALVTTEKDLVRLGGSGSAHADFGIAAFPVTLQFKDQAAVRSYVTQRLSALTKR, from the coding sequence ATGCGTGAGCCGGCCTTCTGGCATCGGCCCCGATCCTGGCAATCGCGTCTGCTGTCTCCGCTCTCGATGCTCTACGGCACCGTCGCCGCGCGCCGGATGCGGCAGCCGGGGATCGCGGCCGGTCTGCCGGTGATCTGCGTCGGCAACTTCCATGTCGGCGGCGCCGGCAAAACGCCGACGGTGCTGGCGCTGACCAACCTGCTGCGCGAGCTCGGCGAGCGGCCGGTCGTGCTGAGCCGCGGCTATGGCGGCCGGTTGCGCGGGCCGGTGGTGGTCGACCCAACGACTCACAATGCCGCCGATGTCGGCGACGAGCCGCTGATGATGGCGTCCCATGTGCCGGTCGTGGTGTCGCGCAATCGCGCTGACGGCATCGGCCTGATCAAGGCGCAGGGCGCTTCCGTCATCCTGATGGACGACGGATTTCAGAACCCGTCGATCACCAAGGACCTCGCTCTGATCGTGATCGATGGCGCGCGCGGGCTCGGCAATGCCAGGGTGTTTCCCGCGGGGCCGCTGCGCGCGCCGCTGCCGCCGCAGCTGGCTCGGACAGATGCGCTGCTGGTGGTGGGGGACGGGGACGCGGGTGACGTCGTCGCGTCAAGCGTCGCTGCCCAGGGAAAGCCGGTCTTCAGGGCCCGTCTGCAGCCGGACGCAGAGGTCATCGCTGCGCTGGCGGGACGGCCGCTCATGGCGTTCGCCGGGATCGGTGATCCCCAGCGCTTCTTCCGGACCCTTCGCGCCAGCGGGCTCGACGTCAAGGCCGAGCGCGCCTTTCCCGACCATCATCCGTTTTCGTCGGAGGATATCGTTTCTCTGAAGGAGCAGGCCAGGCATCAGGGCTTGGCGCTGGTGACGACCGAGAAAGACTTGGTGCGGCTTGGCGGCAGCGGATCAGCTCATGCCGACTTCGGCATCGCCGCCTTCCCGGTGACGCTGCAATTCAAGGATCAAGCTGCGGTGCGCAGCTACGTCACGCAACGGCTGTCGGCGCTGACAAAGCGCTAG
- a CDS encoding adenylate/guanylate cyclase domain-containing protein: MECARCGRQNQPGRASCDLCGEPLGLRCEACSHANNPSNRFCGQCGSPLPGRLAVPDQSAQRVLRTLSSKGGERKRVTILFADIRDSTQLIDSLGDPELAMQRLDPVLNLMKEAVHRYDGVVNKTQGDGVMALFGAPVPHEDHAVRGCLGALAMQDSIGRLADPRLQVRVGLHTGEVIVQVVDNSMYQTYDAAGANVHLANRLEHMAEPGTILISKETYTGARQFVEAESLGTHALRGIATPVSIYRLIGRLNAPASDVFRSGQRLLPLIGRNAQLEVLERELDNVLAARGAVVGIVGEAGIGKSRLCFEFAEHCRRQGIRVYEARVLAHGRTTPFQPVLELLRDFFGIRAKEPVEVSRHRVVEKLELIGIPDTSLVLLLDFMGLADPTRPALRLDPGVFKTRLLNVFRMLFRSGPADGGTVIMIEDLHWIDEASEEFVEALAEATIGTKTLLVVNYRPGFAASFMQRAAFHELHIVPLQSAEARELLRGVFGDDPSLQALAGDIVERAQGNPFFLEELASAVSESGGFEGERGAYRLKGGIGPIPLPPTVHAVVAARIDRLSETAKSVLETAAVIGRSVALAVLRPVMGLADAELFDALAQLRNADLLYDLPPFDMGVLAFRHPLIQEVAYSMQLRSRLSSVHLSVAKAIEALDWGSQDEFAALIASHYEFAGQTMPAIEHLQRAARWIGRTNTAEALRLWRKIRAMLQPLPQSDHVDRLRALASGQILNCGWREGMSADEVRPFAEEALRYARSSDKMHEPILLGAYGRVLASTGAADDYVNLVHNAVTLTSEEGDVGRYATVNAMLAQAYFMSGRAREALAAAETAQQAIASQGGFDTNVTLGLTANQILGFDVEYWIKCLKARILLQLGRFDEVASELAHLLRDVDQQVAAVVRFIPHFTSVEFGWATDNAALVQEHAARVTEIAEQSGMPYIRVAGLWCAALAHAASGDPALGAQELQDAIAYARRARAGLEFEARMLASHAAVLRQAGQMEMALSVTEEAITVGRRRTDRAAQLQALLLRGVIVSSAPHLSEDDDPRRLLADVEVMFEAAGADLYLPLLMALRSSLEQVR, encoded by the coding sequence ATGGAATGCGCGCGGTGCGGGAGGCAAAATCAGCCAGGGAGAGCCTCGTGCGATCTCTGCGGTGAGCCGCTCGGCCTTCGATGTGAGGCGTGCAGCCACGCCAACAATCCGTCGAATCGTTTCTGCGGCCAATGTGGCTCGCCGCTGCCGGGCCGGCTGGCCGTGCCGGACCAGAGCGCCCAGCGCGTGCTGCGGACCCTGAGCAGCAAGGGCGGTGAGCGCAAGCGCGTCACCATCCTGTTTGCCGATATTCGCGACTCCACCCAGCTGATCGACAGCCTCGGCGACCCCGAGCTCGCCATGCAGCGGCTCGATCCGGTGCTCAATCTTATGAAGGAGGCGGTTCACCGCTACGACGGCGTCGTCAACAAGACGCAAGGCGACGGCGTCATGGCGCTGTTCGGGGCTCCGGTGCCGCATGAGGATCACGCCGTGCGCGGCTGTCTCGGCGCGCTCGCGATGCAGGACTCGATCGGCCGCCTGGCCGACCCGCGCCTGCAGGTCCGGGTCGGGCTGCACACCGGCGAAGTCATCGTCCAGGTCGTCGACAACAGCATGTACCAGACCTATGACGCAGCCGGCGCCAACGTCCATCTGGCCAACCGCCTCGAGCACATGGCCGAGCCAGGCACGATCCTGATCAGCAAGGAGACCTACACCGGCGCCCGGCAATTCGTCGAAGCCGAGTCCCTCGGCACTCATGCTCTGCGTGGCATCGCCACGCCGGTCTCGATCTACAGACTGATTGGCCGTCTGAACGCGCCGGCAAGCGACGTGTTTCGCAGCGGGCAGCGGCTGCTGCCGCTGATCGGACGCAACGCCCAGCTCGAGGTGCTCGAACGCGAGCTCGACAACGTGCTGGCGGCGCGCGGCGCCGTGGTCGGCATCGTCGGCGAGGCCGGCATCGGCAAGAGCCGGCTGTGCTTCGAGTTTGCCGAGCATTGCCGCCGCCAGGGCATTCGCGTCTACGAGGCGCGCGTGCTCGCGCATGGCCGCACGACGCCGTTTCAGCCGGTCCTCGAATTGCTGCGCGACTTCTTCGGCATCCGGGCCAAGGAGCCGGTGGAGGTCTCGCGGCACCGCGTGGTCGAGAAGCTCGAGCTCATCGGCATCCCCGATACGTCGCTCGTCCTGCTGCTTGACTTCATGGGCCTGGCCGATCCGACCCGTCCTGCGCTGCGGCTCGATCCCGGCGTGTTCAAGACCCGGCTCTTGAACGTGTTCAGGATGCTGTTTCGCTCGGGCCCCGCCGATGGCGGGACGGTGATCATGATCGAGGATCTGCATTGGATCGATGAAGCGAGCGAGGAGTTCGTCGAGGCGCTTGCGGAAGCCACCATCGGCACCAAGACCCTGCTGGTGGTGAACTACAGGCCCGGCTTTGCCGCGTCCTTCATGCAACGCGCGGCGTTTCACGAGCTGCATATCGTGCCGCTCCAATCCGCCGAAGCACGCGAGTTGCTGCGCGGCGTGTTCGGCGATGATCCCTCGCTTCAGGCGCTGGCCGGTGACATCGTCGAGCGCGCGCAGGGCAATCCGTTCTTTCTGGAGGAGCTGGCGAGCGCCGTCTCCGAGAGCGGCGGGTTCGAGGGCGAGCGCGGCGCCTACCGTCTCAAGGGCGGCATTGGTCCCATTCCGCTGCCGCCGACCGTGCATGCCGTGGTCGCGGCGCGCATCGATCGCCTCAGCGAGACTGCCAAAAGCGTGCTGGAAACGGCGGCGGTGATCGGCCGTTCGGTTGCGCTTGCGGTGCTCAGGCCGGTGATGGGGCTCGCCGATGCCGAGCTGTTCGACGCGCTCGCTCAGTTGCGCAACGCCGATCTGCTCTACGATCTGCCCCCGTTCGACATGGGCGTGCTCGCCTTCCGCCATCCGCTGATCCAGGAGGTGGCCTATTCGATGCAGCTGCGCTCGCGCCTGAGCAGCGTGCATTTGTCGGTCGCCAAGGCGATCGAAGCACTGGATTGGGGAAGCCAGGATGAGTTCGCCGCCCTGATCGCCTCGCACTATGAGTTTGCCGGCCAGACCATGCCGGCCATCGAGCATCTGCAGCGGGCCGCGCGTTGGATCGGCCGCACCAATACCGCAGAAGCGCTGCGCCTATGGCGGAAGATCCGGGCGATGCTGCAGCCATTGCCGCAGTCGGATCACGTCGATCGCCTCCGCGCGCTGGCCAGCGGCCAGATCCTCAATTGCGGATGGCGCGAGGGCATGTCGGCTGACGAAGTGAGGCCGTTCGCAGAGGAGGCGCTGCGCTATGCGCGCTCCTCCGACAAGATGCACGAGCCGATTCTGCTCGGCGCCTATGGCCGGGTACTTGCCTCGACGGGAGCGGCGGATGACTACGTCAATCTGGTGCACAACGCCGTCACGCTGACGTCCGAGGAGGGCGATGTCGGCCGCTACGCAACCGTCAACGCCATGCTGGCGCAGGCCTACTTCATGTCGGGCCGGGCTCGCGAAGCGTTGGCTGCGGCCGAGACAGCGCAACAAGCCATTGCCAGCCAGGGTGGATTTGACACGAACGTGACGCTCGGGCTGACCGCCAATCAGATCCTGGGCTTCGATGTTGAATACTGGATCAAATGCCTCAAGGCACGCATCCTGCTTCAGCTCGGACGATTCGATGAGGTCGCGAGCGAGCTGGCCCATTTGCTTCGTGACGTGGATCAGCAGGTCGCCGCCGTCGTGCGCTTCATCCCTCATTTCACATCGGTCGAATTTGGATGGGCGACCGACAACGCCGCCTTGGTCCAGGAGCATGCCGCGAGAGTGACTGAGATCGCTGAGCAATCGGGCATGCCGTACATTCGCGTCGCCGGCTTGTGGTGCGCCGCCTTGGCCCACGCGGCCTCGGGAGATCCTGCCTTGGGGGCACAGGAGCTTCAGGACGCCATAGCCTATGCGCGACGTGCGAGGGCCGGTCTCGAGTTCGAGGCGCGCATGCTGGCGTCTCACGCCGCGGTGCTGCGGCAGGCCGGACAAATGGAGATGGCTCTCTCGGTGACTGAGGAAGCCATTACAGTCGGCAGAAGACGAACGGATCGCGCCGCGCAGCTGCAAGCTCTGCTCCTGAGAGGAGTCATCGTGAGCTCCGCCCCGCATCTCTCGGAAGACGATGATCCTCGTCGCCTGCTGGCCGATGTCGAAGTCATGTTCGAGGCCGCAGGCGCGGATTTGTACCTGCCGCTGTTGATGGCGCTCCGGTCCTCCCTTGAACAAGTAAGATGA
- a CDS encoding 3-deoxy-D-manno-octulosonic acid transferase — protein MASPLPMALRVYRGLSSAAVPLAPALIRQRLKHGKEDPERTDERRGLSHDTRPEGPLVWIHGASVGEVLAAAALIERLRALNIRILITSGTVTSAAIVAKRFPPDVIHQYVPYDTPRFVKRFLDHWRPSLGLFIESDLWPNLILAGASHRVPMVVINGRMSPRSFPRWRRMAGTISALLGRFDLFLAQSQADADRFSALGARNVVTTGNLKLDVPAPPADPVKLDRLTAMTRGRPVIVAASTHPGEEEILIATHKVLSGIYPSLLTVIVPRHPHRGPAVAELIAGAGLQAALRSREEPPLAGTDIYVADTMGELGLFYRLAPVVFMGGSLVEHGGQNPIEAVKLGAAIVHGPHVFNFTDVYEALDRAAGARLAHDPDALVRQLRQLLADPAACNSLVAEGSRVVDQLGGALERTLSALEPYLLQIRLEMGTAGDA, from the coding sequence GTGGCTAGCCCGCTGCCGATGGCCCTGCGCGTGTACCGCGGGTTGTCCTCGGCGGCGGTGCCGCTCGCGCCGGCTCTGATCCGGCAGCGCCTCAAGCACGGCAAGGAAGATCCTGAGCGGACGGACGAGCGGCGGGGCCTGAGCCACGATACGCGCCCCGAGGGACCGCTGGTGTGGATCCACGGCGCCAGCGTCGGCGAAGTGCTGGCCGCGGCGGCGCTGATCGAGCGGCTGCGTGCGCTCAACATCCGCATCCTCATCACTTCAGGAACGGTCACCTCGGCCGCGATCGTTGCCAAGCGCTTCCCGCCCGACGTGATCCATCAATACGTGCCCTATGACACGCCGCGCTTCGTCAAGCGGTTTCTCGATCACTGGCGTCCCTCGCTCGGGCTGTTCATCGAATCCGACCTCTGGCCCAACCTGATCCTGGCCGGCGCCTCGCACCGGGTGCCGATGGTGGTGATCAACGGCCGCATGTCACCGCGCTCGTTCCCGCGCTGGCGGCGCATGGCGGGCACGATCTCCGCGCTGCTCGGACGCTTCGATCTGTTCCTGGCGCAGTCGCAGGCCGATGCCGACCGGTTCTCCGCGCTCGGCGCGCGCAACGTCGTCACGACCGGCAATCTGAAGCTCGACGTGCCGGCGCCGCCCGCCGATCCCGTGAAGCTCGATCGCCTCACCGCGATGACGCGCGGCCGTCCCGTGATCGTCGCCGCGTCGACCCATCCCGGCGAAGAAGAGATCCTGATTGCAACTCACAAGGTGCTCTCAGGGATCTATCCGTCACTGCTCACGGTGATCGTGCCGCGTCATCCGCATCGCGGTCCCGCCGTCGCCGAACTCATCGCCGGCGCAGGGTTGCAGGCCGCCTTGCGCTCGCGCGAGGAGCCGCCGCTCGCAGGCACCGATATCTACGTCGCGGATACGATGGGCGAGCTCGGCCTGTTCTACCGGCTGGCGCCGGTCGTGTTCATGGGTGGCTCGCTGGTCGAGCATGGCGGCCAGAACCCGATCGAAGCCGTCAAGCTCGGCGCGGCCATCGTGCACGGGCCGCACGTCTTCAACTTCACCGACGTCTATGAGGCGCTGGACAGGGCGGCCGGTGCGCGGCTCGCGCATGATCCGGACGCGCTGGTGCGGCAGCTCCGCCAACTGCTGGCGGACCCCGCGGCCTGCAACAGCCTGGTCGCCGAGGGATCGCGCGTCGTCGATCAGCTCGGTGGCGCGCTGGAGCGAACGCTGTCCGCGCTCGAGCCGTATCTGCTGCAGATCAGGCTGGAGATGGGGACCGCCGGCGATGCGTGA
- a CDS encoding alpha/beta hydrolase, translated as MRAVKIVFRLVGFGLGFVGAVALILGGMLATPLVRPPELKSISETAGRVDRSTMPSLQRFSARDGTELAYRHYPARATPVGKVAILVHGSSGSSVAVHALADGLAAKGIETFAPDIRGHGGSGTRGDIGYSGQLENDLADLVAEVRKSVPTQPILLLGHSAGGGFALRVAGSPIQDLFARTVLLAPYLGYDAPTNRDNSGGWASPDIPRILALGFLSRAGLPCCEALPALAFAVRPNAEKYVVPAYSYRLFRNFATAGYKADLTAAKHPVTVIAGAADELMLADKYADAVHALAPAVDVKLVAGVNHMEIVSAPEAVAAIAEDVATR; from the coding sequence ATGAGAGCCGTCAAAATCGTGTTTCGGCTGGTTGGCTTCGGTCTCGGCTTCGTTGGGGCTGTGGCGCTGATCCTCGGCGGAATGCTCGCGACCCCGCTGGTGCGCCCACCGGAGCTGAAGTCGATCTCCGAGACGGCCGGCCGCGTCGACCGCAGCACCATGCCTTCTTTGCAGCGCTTCAGCGCCCGCGACGGCACCGAGCTCGCCTATCGTCACTACCCGGCACGCGCGACGCCGGTCGGCAAGGTCGCCATCCTGGTCCACGGCTCCTCGGGCTCCAGCGTCGCCGTGCATGCGCTCGCCGATGGACTGGCGGCGAAGGGAATCGAAACCTTCGCGCCCGACATCCGCGGCCATGGCGGCTCCGGCACCCGCGGCGACATCGGCTACAGCGGCCAGCTCGAAAACGACCTCGCCGATCTCGTGGCCGAGGTGAGAAAGTCGGTGCCGACGCAGCCCATCTTGCTGCTCGGCCATTCCGCCGGCGGCGGCTTCGCCCTGCGCGTCGCTGGTTCGCCGATCCAGGATCTGTTCGCGCGCACCGTGCTGCTGGCGCCTTATCTCGGCTATGATGCGCCGACCAATCGCGACAATTCCGGCGGCTGGGCGAGCCCCGACATTCCGCGCATCCTTGCGCTGGGCTTTCTGAGCCGTGCCGGCCTGCCATGCTGCGAGGCGCTGCCCGCATTGGCTTTCGCCGTCCGGCCGAACGCGGAGAAGTATGTCGTCCCGGCCTACAGCTATCGGCTGTTTCGCAATTTCGCGACCGCCGGCTACAAGGCCGATCTCACCGCGGCGAAGCATCCGGTCACCGTGATTGCGGGCGCCGCTGACGAGCTGATGCTTGCGGACAAATATGCCGACGCGGTGCATGCGCTCGCGCCCGCTGTTGACGTCAAGCTGGTCGCTGGCGTCAATCACATGGAGATCGTGTCGGCGCCTGAAGCCGTCGCTGCGATCGCCGAGGACGTGGCCACGCGCTAG
- a CDS encoding transcriptional regulator, whose product MAELDEIIHQPLRLRIMAALNALPAGTGLEFVRLKKLTGATDGNLGAHIETLARAGYVTVDKAFVGKKPQTTVRLASSGRTAFARHVASLQEIIAGTAAKPPEP is encoded by the coding sequence TTGGCGGAGCTCGACGAGATCATCCACCAGCCGCTGCGACTCAGAATCATGGCGGCGCTGAATGCGCTGCCGGCCGGCACAGGTCTGGAATTCGTCCGGCTGAAGAAGCTGACCGGGGCGACTGACGGCAATCTCGGCGCCCATATCGAGACGCTGGCCCGCGCCGGCTACGTCACCGTGGACAAGGCCTTCGTCGGCAAGAAGCCGCAGACCACCGTGAGGCTGGCCTCCTCCGGCCGGACGGCGTTTGCCCGCCACGTCGCCAGCCTGCAGGAAATCATCGCCGGGACGGCTGCCAAACCGCCGGAGCCATGA
- the xseA gene encoding exodeoxyribonuclease VII large subunit: MPPAEALPNAPEFTVTELSSALKRTVEDQFGHVRVRGEITGFRGPHSSGHCYFALKDESAKIEAVIWKGVHGRMRFKPQEGLEVIATGKLTTYPNSSKYQIVIEALEPAGIGALMALMEERKKKLGAEGLFDPARKQLLPWLPEVIGVVTSPTGAVIRDILHRLEDRFPRRVLVWPVKVQGEGSAEQVAAAIRGFNDLPEDGPIPRPDVLIVARGGGSLEDLWSFNEEIVVRAAAESMIPLISAVGHETDVTLIDFAADKRAPTPTAAAEMAVPVRSELMQEVASLARRVSVCWQRGQESRRNELRAAARALPGPSDLLAIPQQRLDAAAASLPRALKTNTHVHFRQFAAASAKLTLRVLHGQITQADHRLVVSSERLSLSARSLLHRRRERFEALDARFKASRLAYAQAKRQAIARERDRTERLADRASRALATSILRLRARTDHAGQLLSALSYRSVLARGFALVRDEAGHPLHQAAGIEAGAALSLEFADGRIAATAGAGSPAPTSAPAAPKPVRDSKPTAPKRTPDPADQGSLF, encoded by the coding sequence ATGCCGCCTGCGGAAGCCCTGCCCAACGCGCCCGAATTCACCGTCACCGAGCTGTCCTCCGCGCTGAAACGCACGGTCGAGGACCAGTTCGGGCATGTCCGGGTGCGCGGCGAGATCACCGGTTTTCGCGGACCGCATTCCTCGGGCCATTGCTATTTCGCGCTCAAGGACGAGAGCGCCAAGATCGAAGCAGTCATCTGGAAGGGCGTGCATGGCCGCATGCGCTTCAAGCCCCAGGAGGGGCTCGAGGTCATCGCGACCGGCAAGCTCACGACCTATCCGAATTCCTCGAAGTACCAGATCGTCATCGAGGCGCTGGAGCCGGCCGGCATCGGCGCGCTGATGGCGCTGATGGAGGAGCGCAAGAAGAAGCTCGGCGCCGAGGGCCTGTTCGATCCCGCGCGCAAGCAGCTGCTGCCATGGCTGCCGGAGGTGATCGGCGTCGTCACCTCGCCGACCGGCGCCGTCATCCGCGACATCCTGCACCGGCTGGAGGATCGCTTCCCCCGTCGCGTGCTGGTGTGGCCGGTCAAGGTGCAGGGCGAGGGCTCGGCCGAGCAGGTCGCGGCCGCGATTCGCGGCTTCAACGACCTGCCGGAGGATGGCCCAATTCCGCGCCCCGACGTGCTGATCGTCGCACGCGGCGGCGGCTCGTTGGAGGATCTCTGGTCGTTCAACGAGGAGATCGTGGTTCGCGCCGCCGCGGAGAGCATGATCCCGCTGATCTCCGCGGTCGGCCACGAGACCGACGTCACCCTGATTGATTTCGCCGCCGACAAGCGCGCACCGACTCCGACGGCTGCGGCCGAAATGGCGGTGCCGGTGCGCAGCGAACTCATGCAGGAGGTCGCGAGCCTCGCCCGCCGCGTCAGCGTCTGCTGGCAGCGCGGGCAGGAGAGCCGCCGCAACGAGCTGCGCGCCGCGGCGCGCGCTTTGCCCGGTCCGAGCGACCTGCTCGCGATCCCGCAGCAGCGGCTGGATGCCGCGGCGGCCAGCCTGCCGCGCGCGCTCAAGACCAACACGCACGTCCATTTCCGCCAGTTCGCCGCGGCCAGCGCCAAGCTGACGCTACGCGTGCTGCATGGACAGATCACGCAGGCCGATCATCGCCTCGTCGTCTCGTCCGAGCGGCTGTCGCTCTCCGCGCGCAGCCTGCTGCATCGGCGACGCGAGCGGTTCGAAGCGCTCGATGCGCGCTTCAAGGCCTCGCGGCTCGCTTATGCGCAGGCCAAGCGGCAGGCGATCGCACGCGAGCGCGACCGCACCGAGCGGCTCGCCGATCGCGCCAGCCGTGCGCTGGCAACATCGATCCTGCGCTTACGGGCACGCACCGATCACGCGGGCCAATTGCTGTCGGCGCTGTCCTATCGCAGCGTGCTGGCGCGCGGCTTTGCATTGGTGCGCGACGAAGCTGGCCATCCCTTGCATCAGGCAGCGGGCATCGAGGCCGGCGCGGCCCTGTCGCTGGAGTTCGCGGACGGCAGGATCGCAGCGACAGCCGGCGCTGGAAGCCCTGCTCCGACGTCAGCCCCGGCTGCGCCGAAGCCCGTGCGGGACAGCAAGCCGACCGCGCCGAAGCGCACGCCTGATCCCGCTGATCAAGGCAGCCTGTTCTAA
- a CDS encoding dienelactone hydrolase family protein encodes MRFLTTVVVALLCATASAASAEPSPVAVEIPSDNYVLHAQLYRPSGKGPFPTVIALHGCGGLAGRSEPVQPRYRDWALDLVKDGKAVLLPDSYGSRGLGPQCRVKDRRISGRRERVADIVIAQKWLLQQSWAMPDRISLVGWASGASALLWAVRPQLPDHASPDFRAAVAFYPDCRASSGLGWSARVPTLILIGGLDDVYSPPACRQMIDGARGRSALTRIVVYPGAYHDFDRLNLPVHQVAGADAAAPERGHVGSDPEARADAQKLVADWLAR; translated from the coding sequence ATGCGCTTCCTCACCACCGTCGTCGTTGCTCTGCTCTGCGCCACGGCATCGGCGGCCTCCGCCGAGCCGTCGCCCGTTGCGGTCGAGATTCCCTCCGACAATTACGTGTTGCACGCGCAGCTTTACCGCCCGAGCGGGAAGGGACCGTTTCCGACCGTGATCGCGCTGCATGGCTGCGGCGGGCTCGCTGGCCGCAGCGAGCCGGTGCAGCCGCGCTACCGCGACTGGGCGCTGGATCTCGTCAAGGACGGCAAGGCGGTGCTGCTGCCGGACAGCTACGGCTCGCGCGGGCTCGGGCCGCAATGCCGGGTCAAGGACCGCCGCATCAGCGGCCGGCGCGAGCGCGTCGCCGATATCGTGATCGCGCAGAAATGGCTGCTGCAGCAATCCTGGGCGATGCCGGACCGCATCAGCCTGGTCGGCTGGGCGAGCGGGGCCAGCGCGCTGCTGTGGGCGGTGCGGCCGCAATTGCCCGACCATGCCTCGCCGGACTTCCGTGCGGCCGTCGCGTTCTATCCGGATTGCCGGGCCTCGTCGGGCCTGGGCTGGAGCGCGCGCGTCCCGACGCTGATCCTGATCGGCGGGCTCGACGATGTCTATTCGCCGCCGGCGTGCCGACAGATGATCGACGGCGCACGCGGGCGCAGTGCGTTGACCCGCATCGTGGTCTATCCCGGCGCCTATCATGATTTCGACCGGCTCAATCTGCCGGTGCATCAGGTCGCGGGCGCCGATGCCGCCGCGCCCGAGCGCGGCCATGTCGGCTCTGATCCGGAAGCCCGTGCCGACGCACAGAAGCTTGTCGCCGACTGGCTGGCGCGCTGA
- the purD gene encoding phosphoribosylamine--glycine ligase, which produces MNILLIGSGGREHALAWKLAGSPLLTKLWCAPGNAGIAKEAECVALDVADHAAVIDFCKANKVDLVVVGPETPLAAGIVDDVEAAGIKIFGPRKLAAQLEGSKGFTKDLCAEYGIPTGAYGRFDNAPEALAHVREHGAPIVVKADGLAAGKGVVVAKTLAEAEDAVRIMFDGGFGVAGTEVVIEEFLEGREVSFFALCDGETAIPLASAQDHKRVFDHDQGPNTGGMGAYSPTPFVTQAIHDEIMKKIILPTIAGMNARGTPFKGILYAGLMLTAQGPKLFEYNVRFGDPECQVLMLRMMSDLVPALLAACDGQLKNFDLRWFPEPAVTVVMAAKGYPGDYKKGGVIEGLDEAAKIAGVEIFHAGTIAKDGAIIANGGRVLNVCASGKTVEEAQQRAYQAVDRIIWSDGFCRRDIAWQAVAQERGDA; this is translated from the coding sequence ATGAACATTCTCCTCATTGGTTCCGGCGGCCGCGAGCATGCGCTCGCCTGGAAGCTTGCCGGCTCCCCGCTGCTCACCAAGCTCTGGTGCGCGCCCGGCAATGCGGGGATTGCCAAGGAGGCCGAATGCGTGGCGCTCGATGTCGCCGATCATGCGGCGGTGATCGACTTCTGCAAGGCTAATAAGGTCGACCTGGTGGTGGTCGGGCCGGAGACGCCGCTGGCCGCGGGCATCGTCGACGATGTCGAGGCCGCCGGGATCAAGATTTTCGGGCCGCGCAAACTCGCCGCCCAGCTCGAAGGCTCCAAGGGCTTCACCAAGGATCTCTGCGCCGAATACGGCATTCCGACCGGCGCCTATGGTCGCTTCGACAATGCGCCGGAGGCGCTGGCCCATGTCCGCGAGCATGGCGCGCCGATCGTCGTGAAGGCCGACGGGCTGGCGGCAGGCAAGGGCGTCGTGGTCGCCAAGACGCTGGCCGAGGCCGAGGACGCAGTGCGGATAATGTTCGACGGCGGCTTCGGTGTCGCCGGCACCGAGGTCGTCATCGAGGAGTTTCTCGAGGGGCGCGAGGTCTCGTTCTTCGCGCTGTGCGACGGCGAGACGGCGATTCCGCTGGCTTCGGCGCAGGACCACAAGCGCGTGTTCGATCACGACCAGGGGCCGAACACCGGCGGCATGGGCGCCTATTCGCCGACCCCGTTCGTGACGCAGGCGATCCATGACGAGATCATGAAAAAGATCATCCTGCCGACCATCGCCGGGATGAATGCGCGCGGCACGCCGTTCAAGGGCATCCTCTATGCCGGACTGATGCTGACCGCGCAGGGGCCCAAGCTGTTCGAATACAACGTCCGCTTCGGCGATCCGGAATGTCAGGTGCTGATGCTGCGCATGATGTCCGACCTGGTGCCGGCGCTGCTGGCGGCCTGCGACGGGCAGCTGAAGAATTTCGACCTGCGCTGGTTTCCGGAGCCGGCCGTCACGGTGGTCATGGCGGCGAAGGGCTATCCCGGCGACTACAAGAAAGGCGGCGTGATCGAGGGCCTCGACGAGGCCGCCAAGATTGCGGGCGTGGAAATCTTTCATGCAGGCACCATCGCGAAGGACGGAGCGATCATCGCCAACGGCGGGCGCGTGCTGAATGTCTGCGCCTCCGGCAAGACGGTGGAAGAGGCGCAGCAGCGGGCCTATCAGGCCGTCGACCGCATCATTTGGTCCGACGGTTTCTGTCGCCGCGACATCGCCTGGCAGGCGGTCGCGCAGGAGCGCGGCGACGCCTGA